A portion of the Stigmatella aurantiaca DW4/3-1 genome contains these proteins:
- a CDS encoding helix-turn-helix domain-containing protein, with protein MKPFEQQTYYELLEVPVTAPGAEIRAAFERALETYSPDSVAVYMLVDPGQLDSLRARLTEAMEILTEPDLREEYDQMIGVKQAKKNTVVEPPVPAMVAPQAPSVQPAEKTAVPLAEAVAPPVSEEAPPVVAASVEAPLAEKAPVAAGVDVPPAVEAPEAAPVVAAPPVAAAPPVAVAPVAAPPVAAVSVDVPPAVAAQGGTPGPAPVAPAAPEPVVMPTLSPQQIHAAFRSYAISYVPILVPAPSLTGSSGMAAFPVPAQATPGPLPEAPLEEPASVAPAPRAGSSSAEGPTEEVREKAVPEPVPQPVAAEPPDAVPVSHPAEPVALVEVAPAQVTEPSVAESPLMTSSSLHEEEVSGVGAPLPARGEPRAPAGGPVRKSSPLERRVTPPPLPPAGRRLHRPASGEPSQNGAREPERGAPASASSGGRNLGEAQHLAQESAIATAEAALAVVAAKAREPRPKPPEIPPGTEFNGEVLRQVREGRGLSLHQLAERTRISAKHLENVEADRYAALPATVYLRGFLMSLARELGLDPLKVSRSYLTLASGAQKK; from the coding sequence ATGAAGCCTTTCGAGCAGCAAACCTACTACGAACTTCTCGAGGTGCCCGTCACCGCGCCCGGGGCGGAGATCCGCGCCGCGTTCGAGCGGGCGCTCGAAACGTACTCGCCGGACTCCGTCGCGGTGTACATGCTGGTGGATCCGGGGCAGCTGGACTCGCTGAGGGCCCGCCTCACCGAGGCGATGGAGATCCTCACCGAGCCGGACCTGCGTGAAGAGTACGATCAGATGATCGGCGTCAAGCAGGCCAAGAAGAACACGGTGGTGGAGCCACCCGTTCCGGCGATGGTGGCGCCGCAAGCGCCGTCCGTGCAGCCTGCCGAAAAGACGGCGGTCCCTCTGGCGGAGGCCGTGGCTCCGCCTGTTTCCGAGGAAGCACCTCCGGTGGTGGCGGCCTCCGTGGAAGCACCGCTTGCAGAGAAGGCTCCTGTGGCGGCTGGGGTGGACGTCCCACCGGCCGTGGAGGCTCCGGAGGCGGCCCCCGTGGTAGCGGCGCCTCCGGTAGCGGCGGCGCCTCCGGTAGCAGTGGCGCCAGTGGCAGCGCCTCCGGTAGCAGCGGTCTCCGTGGACGTTCCACCGGCCGTCGCGGCTCAGGGAGGGACTCCCGGGCCCGCGCCTGTGGCCCCAGCAGCCCCCGAGCCGGTGGTGATGCCCACGCTGTCGCCCCAGCAGATCCACGCGGCCTTCCGCAGCTACGCCATCTCGTATGTCCCCATCCTGGTGCCAGCGCCGTCGCTGACAGGCTCGTCGGGCATGGCAGCGTTCCCGGTCCCGGCACAGGCAACCCCTGGGCCCCTTCCGGAGGCCCCCCTCGAGGAGCCCGCTTCGGTGGCCCCCGCGCCTCGGGCCGGTTCCTCCTCCGCGGAGGGTCCCACGGAGGAGGTTCGGGAGAAAGCGGTGCCCGAGCCCGTTCCCCAGCCCGTGGCGGCGGAGCCTCCGGACGCCGTCCCTGTCAGCCACCCCGCCGAGCCTGTGGCTTTGGTGGAGGTCGCTCCTGCGCAGGTCACGGAGCCTTCCGTGGCCGAGTCCCCTCTGATGACGTCCTCCTCGCTGCATGAGGAAGAGGTGTCCGGGGTGGGGGCACCCCTGCCCGCGCGGGGGGAGCCCAGAGCCCCTGCCGGGGGACCGGTGCGGAAATCCTCGCCACTGGAACGGAGGGTGACCCCTCCGCCCTTGCCCCCCGCAGGACGGCGCCTCCACCGGCCTGCGTCTGGGGAGCCCTCTCAGAACGGGGCCCGGGAGCCCGAGAGAGGGGCCCCGGCCTCCGCCTCCTCGGGGGGACGGAACCTGGGCGAGGCCCAGCATCTGGCGCAGGAGTCCGCCATCGCCACGGCGGAGGCGGCGCTCGCGGTGGTGGCGGCCAAGGCCCGCGAGCCCCGGCCCAAACCTCCGGAAATCCCCCCCGGCACCGAGTTCAACGGCGAGGTGCTGCGTCAGGTCCGCGAGGGCAGGGGATTGTCACTGCACCAGTTGGCCGAGCGCACGCGCATCTCCGCCAAGCACCTGGAGAACGTGGAGGCGGACCGCTACGCCGCGCTTCCAGCCACGGTGTACCTGCGCGGCTTCCTGATGAGCCTGGCCCGCGAACTGGGGCTGGATCCGCTCAAGGTGTCGCGCAGTTACCTCACCCTCGCCTCCGGAGCGCAGAAGAAGTGA